The following are encoded in a window of Saccharothrix longispora genomic DNA:
- a CDS encoding precorrin-8X methylmutase has product MTEYIKDGPEIYRRSFATIRAEADLARFPDDVARVVVRMIHACGMVDLVEDVAFSPDVVRAAREALLAGAPVLCDAQMVAAGVTRKRLPAGNEVLCTLNDPRVPGLAEELGNTRSAAALELWGDKLEGAVVAIGNAPTALFHLLDLVAAGAPKPAAVLGVPVGFIGAAESKEALAHNDLGLDHLVVRGRRGGSAMTAAAVNAIASEDE; this is encoded by the coding sequence GTGACCGAGTACATCAAGGACGGGCCGGAGATCTACCGCCGCTCGTTCGCCACCATCCGCGCCGAGGCCGACCTGGCCCGGTTCCCGGACGACGTCGCGCGCGTCGTCGTGCGGATGATCCACGCCTGCGGCATGGTCGACCTGGTCGAGGACGTCGCGTTCTCGCCGGACGTGGTGCGCGCGGCCCGCGAGGCGCTGCTGGCGGGGGCGCCGGTGCTGTGCGACGCGCAGATGGTCGCGGCGGGCGTGACGCGCAAGCGCCTGCCCGCCGGCAACGAGGTGCTGTGCACGCTGAACGACCCGCGCGTGCCGGGGTTGGCCGAGGAACTGGGCAACACCCGCAGCGCCGCCGCGCTGGAGCTGTGGGGCGACAAGCTGGAGGGCGCGGTGGTCGCCATCGGCAACGCGCCGACCGCGTTGTTCCACCTGCTCGACCTGGTCGCCGCGGGCGCGCCGAAGCCGGCCGCCGTCCTGGGCGTGCCGGTCGGGTTCATCGGGGCGGCGGAGTCGAAGGAGGCGTTGGCGCACAACGACCTCGGCCTGGACCACCTGGTCGTGCGCGGGCGCCGCGGCGGCAGTGCCATGACCGCCGCGGCGGTCAACGCGATCGCGAGCGAGGACGAATGA
- a CDS encoding ABC transporter substrate-binding protein → MRYRRAGLVKVLACTAVLAAAATACGSGGSGTTADGKTELTVATFNEFGYEDLFKEYEAANPNVKITHRKTGQGAPHHQNLFTKLGAGSGLADVEAVEEGYLSQVMAKSGQFENLKEIGPAEVRDDRWLQWKVDAVTTKDGKLIGYGTDIGPLAMCYRKDMLDAAGLPSDPEGVKALFATWDSYFQAGDTYVQKTGKPWFDSAAQIFNPMHNQSKVGYFDRDDKLSIETNDDKKIWDQVTGAVARGQSAKLVAWSKEWQTGFKESAFATKTCPSWMLGVIEGNAGPDHKGKWAVTAAFPGGGGNWGGSYLTIPKQGKNKAEAVKLAAWLTAPEQQIKAFVAKGTFPSQTQALISPELLNKTSDYFGGEKVGLLFSEQANKVAGAQYKGPQDGEIQDNVIAPALQAVEQGTSAEDGWKQAVEGAKKAAK, encoded by the coding sequence GTGCGCTACCGCAGAGCAGGCTTGGTCAAGGTCCTCGCCTGCACCGCAGTGCTCGCCGCAGCCGCCACGGCCTGCGGTTCGGGCGGTTCCGGCACCACCGCGGACGGCAAGACGGAGCTGACCGTCGCGACGTTCAACGAGTTCGGCTACGAGGACCTCTTCAAGGAGTACGAGGCCGCCAACCCGAACGTCAAGATCACCCACCGCAAGACCGGCCAGGGTGCGCCGCACCACCAGAACCTGTTCACCAAGCTGGGTGCCGGCTCCGGCCTCGCCGACGTCGAGGCCGTGGAGGAGGGCTACCTCAGCCAGGTCATGGCCAAGTCCGGCCAGTTCGAGAACCTCAAGGAGATCGGCCCGGCCGAGGTCCGCGACGACCGCTGGCTGCAGTGGAAGGTCGACGCCGTCACCACCAAGGACGGCAAGCTGATCGGCTACGGCACCGACATCGGCCCGCTGGCCATGTGCTACCGCAAGGACATGCTGGACGCGGCCGGCCTGCCGTCCGACCCCGAGGGCGTCAAGGCCCTGTTCGCCACCTGGGACTCGTACTTCCAGGCCGGTGACACCTACGTGCAGAAGACCGGCAAGCCGTGGTTCGACTCGGCCGCCCAGATCTTCAACCCGATGCACAACCAGTCCAAGGTCGGCTACTTCGACCGCGACGACAAGCTGTCGATCGAGACCAACGACGACAAGAAGATCTGGGACCAGGTCACCGGCGCCGTCGCGCGCGGCCAGTCGGCGAAGCTCGTCGCGTGGAGCAAGGAGTGGCAGACCGGCTTCAAGGAGTCCGCGTTCGCCACGAAGACCTGCCCGTCCTGGATGCTGGGCGTCATCGAGGGCAACGCCGGCCCGGACCACAAGGGCAAGTGGGCCGTCACGGCCGCCTTCCCCGGCGGCGGCGGCAACTGGGGCGGTTCGTACCTGACCATCCCGAAGCAGGGCAAGAACAAGGCCGAGGCCGTCAAGCTGGCCGCGTGGCTGACCGCGCCGGAGCAGCAGATCAAGGCGTTCGTCGCCAAGGGCACCTTCCCCAGCCAGACCCAGGCCCTGATCTCCCCGGAGCTGCTCAACAAGACCAGCGACTACTTCGGCGGCGAGAAGGTCGGCCTGCTGTTCTCCGAGCAGGCGAACAAGGTCGCCGGCGCCCAGTACAAGGGCCCGCAGGACGGTGAGATCCAGGACAACGTGATCGCGCCGGCCCTCCAGGCCGTCGAGCAGGGCACCTCTGCCGAGGACGGTTGGAAGCAGGCTGTCGAGGGAGCCAAGAAGGCTGCCAAGTAA
- the cobJ gene encoding precorrin-3B C(17)-methyltransferase: protein MTGRLYGVGVGPGDPELVTVKAARLIREADVVVFHSARHGRSVARRVAEPYLREGQVEEQLVYPVTTEDSDDYQGEMDAFYEECAERLARHLDAGRDVVVLAAGDPFFYGSYMHLHKRLAHRYPAEVVPGVTSVSAGAAVIGRPLVERDEVLTVLPGTLPVDALVEHLSGGDPVAVVKLGRTFPNVREALEKTGRLDEAWYVERATTGGQRTSPLSEVDADTVPYFSLALLPSSDRRRASVSASGVGEVVVVGLGPAGPEWLTPEARRALVEADDLVGYVTYLNRVTASPRQRVHASDNKVESERAAFALDLARRGRRVAVVSSGDPGVFAMAGAVLEVAEEEQFADVPVRVLPGLTAAHAVASRVGAPLGHDYCVVSLSDRLKPWEVIAGRLEAAAAADLVLAIYNPASRSRTWQVEAARDLLLRHRSPDTPVVVGRDVGGPQEDVRVLRLADLDPSTVDMRCLLLIGSTQTRLTDRGTVFTPRRYPG, encoded by the coding sequence ATGACGGGCAGGCTGTACGGCGTCGGCGTGGGTCCGGGCGACCCGGAACTGGTGACGGTCAAGGCGGCGCGGCTCATCCGCGAGGCCGACGTGGTGGTGTTCCACAGCGCGCGGCACGGGCGCAGCGTCGCCCGGCGGGTCGCCGAGCCGTACCTGCGCGAGGGCCAGGTCGAGGAGCAGCTGGTCTACCCGGTCACGACCGAGGACTCCGACGACTACCAGGGCGAGATGGACGCGTTCTACGAGGAGTGCGCGGAACGCCTCGCGCGGCACCTCGACGCGGGCCGCGACGTGGTGGTGCTGGCGGCGGGCGACCCGTTCTTCTACGGCTCGTACATGCACCTGCACAAGCGCCTGGCGCACCGCTACCCGGCCGAGGTGGTGCCGGGCGTGACGTCGGTGAGCGCGGGCGCGGCGGTGATCGGCCGGCCGCTGGTGGAGCGCGACGAGGTGCTGACCGTGCTGCCGGGCACGCTGCCCGTCGACGCACTCGTGGAGCACCTGTCGGGCGGCGATCCGGTGGCGGTCGTGAAGCTGGGGCGGACGTTCCCGAACGTGCGGGAGGCGCTGGAGAAGACCGGTCGGCTGGACGAGGCGTGGTACGTGGAGCGCGCCACGACCGGCGGCCAGCGCACGTCCCCGCTGTCCGAAGTGGACGCCGACACGGTGCCGTACTTCTCGTTGGCGCTGCTGCCGTCGAGCGACCGGCGGCGGGCGTCGGTCTCGGCTTCGGGCGTCGGCGAGGTCGTCGTGGTGGGGCTCGGCCCGGCCGGGCCGGAGTGGCTGACGCCGGAGGCGCGTCGGGCGCTGGTGGAGGCGGACGACCTGGTCGGGTACGTGACGTACCTGAACCGGGTCACCGCGTCGCCGCGCCAGCGGGTGCACGCCTCGGACAACAAGGTCGAGTCGGAGCGGGCGGCGTTCGCGCTGGACCTGGCCAGGCGGGGCCGGCGGGTGGCCGTGGTGTCCTCGGGCGACCCGGGTGTGTTCGCGATGGCGGGCGCGGTGCTGGAGGTCGCGGAGGAGGAGCAGTTCGCGGACGTGCCGGTGCGCGTGCTGCCGGGGTTGACGGCGGCGCACGCGGTGGCCAGCCGGGTGGGCGCGCCGCTCGGGCACGACTACTGCGTGGTGTCGCTGTCGGACCGGCTCAAGCCGTGGGAGGTGATCGCGGGGCGGCTGGAGGCCGCGGCGGCGGCGGACCTCGTGCTGGCGATCTACAACCCGGCCTCGCGCAGCCGCACGTGGCAGGTGGAGGCGGCGCGGGACCTGCTGCTGCGCCACCGCTCCCCGGACACCCCGGTGGTGGTCGGGCGCGACGTCGGCGGCCCGCAGGAGGACGTGCGGGTGCTGCGCCTGGCCGACCTCGACCCGTCCACCGTGGACATGCGGTGCCTGCTGCTGATCGGTTCGACGCAGACGAGGCTGACCGACCGCGGCACGGTGTTCACCCCGCGCCGGTACCCCGGGTGA
- the cobN gene encoding cobaltochelatase subunit CobN, translated as MILLLSTSDTDLLSARASGADYRLANPARTSVDDLPALVEDVDLVVVRILGGRRMWEEGLDHLLAGPRPVVVLGGEQNPDAPLMELSTVPGGVCAEAHAYLAHGGPANLAELHRFLSDTVLLTGHGFEPPAPAPNWGVLERPGSANDGPVVAVLYYRAHHVAGNTAFVHALCDAVEAKGGRPLPVFCASLRAAEPELLAVLGRADALVVTVLAAGGTKPAAASAGGDDDAWDVGALAALDVPILQGLCLTSSRAAWDGNDDGLSPLDTATQVAIPEFDGRIITVPFSFKEVDEDGLTVYVADEERAARVAGIAVRHGKLRHIPNADKRIAIMLSAYPTKHSRIGNAVGLDTPASTVRLLQAMREAGYDVGDELPGVADLDGDALIHALIAAGGQDADWLTEEQVRGNPVRLPAARYREWYATLPEDARAGMEVHWGEAPGTLFVDRSKDRDGEIVLAALRSGNVVVMVQPPRGFGENPIAIYHDPDLPPSHHYLAAYRWLEAEFRADAVVHVGKHGNLEWLPGKTVGMSAGCGPDAALGDLPLVYPFLVNDPGEGTQAKRRAHATLVDHLVPPMARADSYGDIARLEQLLDEHGTIAAMDPAKLPAIRAQIWTLLQAAKLDHDLGLTERPADEGFDELILHVDGWLCEIKDVQIRDGLHVLGEAPAGEARVDLVLAILQARQMWAGQVAALPGLREALGLADTTRASTDRVEAEARALVQGMEDAGWDPAAARALTDVEDVARVLEFAAHEVVPRLARTTDEMTHVLHALAGGYVPAGPSGSPLRGLVNVLPTGRNFYSVDPKAVPSRLAWETGQAMAESLLDRYRTDTGEWPPSVGLSVWGTSAMRTAGDDIAEVLALMGVRPVWDDQSRRVTGLEVVPLAELGRPRIDVTVRISGFFRDAFPHVVALLDDAVRLVAGLDEPDEDNFVRAHAQADLAEHQDPRRATMRIFGSKPGAYGAGLLPLIDSRNWRDDADLAEVYAVWGGYAYGRGLEGVEARKDMESAYKRIAVAAKNIDTREHDIADSDDYFQYHGGMVATVRALTGRAPAAYVGDSTRPDAVRTRTLHEETNRIFRARVVNPRWLAAMRKHGYKGAFELAATVDYLFGYDATTGVVADWMYEQLAASYVLDPENREFLEKSNPWALHGISERLLEAAERRLWEHPEQATLDALRAVYLETEGELEGGD; from the coding sequence GTGATCCTGCTGCTGTCGACCTCCGACACGGACCTGCTGTCCGCCCGCGCGAGTGGCGCGGACTACCGCTTGGCCAACCCCGCCCGCACCTCCGTGGACGACCTCCCGGCGCTGGTCGAGGACGTCGACCTGGTGGTCGTGCGCATCCTCGGCGGTCGCCGGATGTGGGAGGAGGGCCTGGACCACCTGCTGGCGGGCCCGCGCCCCGTCGTCGTGCTGGGCGGTGAGCAGAACCCCGACGCGCCGCTGATGGAGCTGTCCACGGTGCCCGGCGGCGTGTGCGCCGAGGCCCACGCGTACCTGGCGCACGGCGGCCCGGCGAACCTGGCCGAGCTGCACCGCTTCCTGTCCGACACGGTCCTGCTCACCGGTCACGGGTTCGAGCCGCCCGCGCCCGCGCCGAACTGGGGCGTCCTGGAGCGCCCGGGGAGCGCGAACGACGGGCCGGTCGTCGCGGTCCTGTACTACCGGGCGCACCACGTCGCCGGGAACACGGCGTTCGTGCACGCCCTGTGCGACGCGGTCGAGGCCAAGGGCGGCCGTCCGCTGCCGGTGTTCTGCGCCTCGCTGCGGGCCGCCGAGCCGGAGCTGCTCGCCGTGCTCGGCCGGGCCGACGCCCTGGTGGTCACCGTCCTCGCCGCGGGCGGCACCAAGCCCGCCGCCGCGTCGGCCGGCGGTGACGACGACGCGTGGGACGTGGGCGCGCTGGCCGCGCTCGACGTGCCGATCCTCCAGGGCCTGTGCCTCACCTCCAGCCGCGCCGCGTGGGACGGGAACGACGACGGCCTCTCCCCGCTGGACACGGCCACGCAGGTGGCGATCCCGGAGTTCGACGGCCGGATCATCACCGTCCCGTTCTCCTTCAAGGAGGTCGACGAGGACGGCCTGACCGTCTACGTCGCCGACGAGGAGCGCGCCGCGCGGGTCGCGGGCATCGCCGTGCGGCACGGGAAGCTGCGGCACATCCCGAACGCCGACAAGCGCATCGCGATCATGCTGTCGGCGTACCCCACCAAGCACTCGCGCATCGGCAACGCCGTCGGCCTGGACACCCCGGCCAGCACCGTGCGGCTGCTCCAGGCCATGCGCGAGGCCGGGTACGACGTCGGCGACGAGCTGCCCGGCGTGGCGGACCTCGACGGCGACGCGCTGATCCACGCCCTCATCGCGGCCGGCGGGCAGGACGCCGACTGGCTCACCGAGGAGCAGGTCCGGGGCAACCCGGTGCGGCTGCCCGCCGCCCGCTACCGCGAGTGGTACGCCACGCTGCCCGAGGACGCCCGCGCGGGCATGGAGGTCCACTGGGGCGAGGCGCCCGGCACGCTGTTCGTGGACCGCTCGAAGGACCGCGACGGCGAGATCGTGCTGGCCGCGCTGCGCTCGGGCAACGTCGTGGTGATGGTGCAGCCGCCGCGCGGGTTCGGCGAGAACCCCATCGCGATCTACCACGACCCGGACCTGCCGCCCAGCCACCACTACCTGGCCGCCTACCGCTGGCTGGAGGCCGAGTTCCGGGCCGACGCCGTGGTGCACGTCGGCAAGCACGGCAACCTGGAGTGGCTGCCCGGCAAGACCGTCGGCATGTCCGCGGGCTGCGGCCCCGACGCCGCGCTCGGCGACCTGCCGCTGGTCTACCCGTTCCTGGTCAACGACCCGGGCGAGGGCACGCAGGCGAAGCGCCGGGCGCACGCCACCCTGGTCGACCACCTGGTGCCGCCGATGGCCCGCGCGGACAGCTACGGCGACATCGCCCGGCTGGAGCAGCTGCTCGACGAGCACGGGACCATCGCCGCGATGGACCCGGCGAAGCTGCCCGCGATCCGCGCCCAGATCTGGACGCTGCTCCAGGCCGCGAAGCTCGACCACGACCTCGGCCTCACCGAGCGGCCCGCCGACGAGGGCTTCGACGAGCTGATCCTGCACGTCGACGGCTGGCTGTGCGAGATCAAGGACGTGCAGATCCGCGACGGCCTGCACGTGCTGGGCGAGGCCCCGGCCGGTGAGGCCCGGGTCGACCTGGTGCTCGCGATCCTCCAGGCCAGGCAGATGTGGGCCGGGCAGGTCGCGGCGCTGCCGGGGCTGCGCGAGGCGCTGGGCCTGGCCGACACGACGCGCGCGAGCACCGACCGCGTGGAGGCCGAGGCGCGGGCCCTGGTGCAGGGCATGGAGGACGCGGGCTGGGACCCGGCCGCCGCCCGTGCCCTCACCGACGTCGAGGACGTGGCGCGCGTGCTGGAGTTCGCCGCGCACGAGGTCGTGCCGCGGCTGGCCCGCACCACCGACGAGATGACCCACGTGCTGCACGCCCTGGCCGGCGGCTACGTGCCCGCCGGTCCCAGCGGGTCGCCGCTGCGCGGCCTGGTCAACGTGCTCCCGACGGGCCGCAACTTCTACTCGGTGGACCCCAAGGCGGTGCCGTCCCGGCTGGCCTGGGAGACCGGGCAGGCCATGGCGGAGTCGCTGCTCGACCGCTACCGGACCGACACGGGGGAGTGGCCGCCCTCGGTCGGCCTGTCGGTGTGGGGCACCAGCGCGATGCGCACCGCGGGTGACGACATCGCCGAGGTGTTGGCCCTGATGGGTGTCCGCCCGGTGTGGGACGACCAGTCCCGCCGCGTGACGGGCCTGGAGGTGGTGCCGCTCGCCGAGCTGGGCCGCCCGCGCATCGACGTCACGGTCCGCATCAGCGGTTTCTTCCGCGACGCCTTCCCGCACGTGGTCGCCCTGCTCGACGACGCCGTGCGCCTGGTCGCCGGGCTGGACGAGCCGGACGAGGACAACTTCGTGCGCGCCCACGCGCAGGCCGACCTGGCCGAGCACCAGGACCCGCGCCGCGCCACGATGCGCATCTTCGGCAGCAAGCCGGGCGCGTACGGGGCGGGTCTGCTGCCGCTCATCGACAGCCGGAACTGGCGCGACGACGCTGACCTCGCCGAGGTGTACGCGGTGTGGGGCGGGTACGCCTACGGCCGCGGGCTGGAGGGCGTGGAGGCGCGCAAGGACATGGAGAGCGCCTACAAGCGCATCGCGGTGGCCGCCAAGAACATCGACACCCGCGAGCACGACATCGCCGACTCCGACGACTACTTCCAGTACCACGGCGGCATGGTCGCGACGGTCCGCGCGCTCACCGGTCGGGCGCCGGCCGCGTACGTGGGCGACAGCACCCGACCGGACGCGGTGCGTACCAGGACGCTGCACGAGGAGACGAACCGGATCTTCCGGGCGCGCGTGGTGAACCCGCGCTGGCTCGCGGCAATGCGCAAGCACGGTTACAAGGGCGCGTTCGAATTGGCCGCGACGGTCGATTACCTGTTCGGTTACGACGCCACCACCGGCGTGGTCGCGGATTGGATGTACGAACAACTCGCGGCCAGTTACGTGCTCGACCCGGAGAACCGGGAGTTCCTGGAGAAGTCGAACCCGTGGGCCCTGCACGGGATCTCGGAACGCCTGCTCGAAGCGGCCGAGCGCCGACTGTGGGAACACCCCGAGCAGGCGACCCTCGACGCCCTGCGGGCGGTTTACCTGGAAACGGAGGGCGAGCTGGAGGGCGGGGACTAG
- a CDS encoding carbohydrate ABC transporter permease, giving the protein MTTELTVTRGRGAEPRPPRRADNDDSTSGKLSLRHRLANLDVKVSPYIYIAPFFILFAVVGLFPLLYTAYVSLFDWELGADEQPFVGIENYTTLLADSQFWNAMVNTLSIFVMSSVPQLVIAVMLAVLLNTALRARTGWRMGVLLPYVASLVALTIIFGDLFGPQYGLINDGLELFGLDRIDWQSERWWSHAAIATMVNWRWTGYNALIVLAAMQAIPRDVYEAAWVDGASKVRQFFSITLPLLRPTLIFVVVTSTIGGLQIFTEPKLFAPAGSSNGGATNQYQTVVLYMYQSGFQSFDLGYASAMAWVLFVVIIAIAGINFLLTRRLASSGEA; this is encoded by the coding sequence ATGACGACCGAGCTCACGGTCACGCGCGGGCGGGGCGCCGAGCCCCGCCCGCCGCGGCGTGCCGACAACGATGACAGCACGTCCGGGAAGCTGAGCCTGCGCCACCGGCTCGCGAACCTGGACGTCAAGGTCTCCCCGTACATCTACATCGCCCCGTTCTTCATCCTCTTCGCCGTCGTCGGCCTCTTCCCGCTCCTCTACACGGCCTACGTGTCGCTGTTCGACTGGGAGCTGGGCGCCGACGAGCAGCCCTTCGTGGGGATCGAGAACTACACGACCCTGCTGGCCGACTCGCAGTTCTGGAACGCGATGGTCAACACGCTGAGCATCTTCGTGATGTCCAGCGTGCCGCAGTTGGTCATCGCCGTCATGCTGGCCGTGCTGCTCAACACCGCGCTGCGCGCGCGGACCGGGTGGCGGATGGGCGTGCTGCTGCCGTACGTGGCCAGCCTCGTCGCCCTGACCATCATCTTCGGCGACCTGTTCGGCCCCCAGTACGGCCTGATCAACGACGGCCTGGAGCTGTTCGGCCTGGACCGGATCGACTGGCAGTCCGAGCGCTGGTGGAGCCACGCGGCCATCGCCACGATGGTCAACTGGCGCTGGACCGGCTACAACGCCCTCATCGTGCTGGCCGCCATGCAGGCCATCCCGCGCGACGTCTACGAGGCGGCCTGGGTGGACGGCGCGAGCAAGGTGCGCCAGTTCTTCAGCATCACCCTGCCGCTGCTGCGCCCGACCCTGATCTTCGTGGTCGTCACCTCGACCATCGGCGGTCTCCAGATCTTCACCGAGCCCAAGCTGTTCGCCCCCGCCGGGAGCAGCAACGGCGGTGCGACCAACCAGTACCAGACGGTCGTGCTCTACATGTACCAGTCCGGCTTCCAGAGCTTCGACCTCGGCTACGCCTCGGCGATGGCCTGGGTCCTGTTCGTCGTCATCATCGCGATCGCGGGCATCAACTTCCTGCTCACCCGCCGGCTCGCGTCCAGTGGGGAGGCGTGA
- a CDS encoding class I SAM-dependent methyltransferase, with amino-acid sequence MRTVEELLDLLDGLFERDAGEARWDRFYADRARPVPFFAAKPDENLVARLPDLPRGRALDLGCGPGRNAVHLARAGFEVDAVDLSPSAVDWARERAHEAGADVRFHVGDVFTATPDGPYDLVYDSGLFHHLPPHRRISYLALLDRVLAPGGHFGLVAFAAGEMGSQRPDADLYRTPALDGGLAYTAESLRVVFADFEEVELRRMNDEPADSPHYGEPFLWTALFRR; translated from the coding sequence GTGCGCACCGTCGAGGAGCTGCTGGACCTGCTGGACGGCCTGTTCGAGCGGGACGCGGGCGAGGCGCGCTGGGACCGCTTCTACGCCGACCGCGCCCGTCCCGTGCCGTTCTTCGCCGCGAAGCCGGACGAGAACCTGGTCGCCCGCCTGCCGGACCTGCCCCGGGGCCGCGCGCTCGACCTGGGGTGCGGGCCCGGGCGCAACGCCGTCCACCTCGCGCGGGCGGGCTTCGAGGTCGACGCCGTGGACCTGTCGCCGTCGGCCGTCGACTGGGCGCGGGAACGCGCCCACGAGGCCGGCGCCGACGTGCGGTTCCACGTCGGCGACGTGTTCACGGCCACGCCGGACGGCCCGTACGACCTGGTCTACGACTCGGGCCTGTTCCACCACCTGCCGCCCCACCGGCGCATCAGCTACCTGGCCCTGCTGGACCGCGTGCTCGCACCCGGCGGACACTTCGGCCTGGTGGCGTTCGCGGCGGGGGAGATGGGCTCGCAACGCCCGGACGCCGACCTCTACCGGACCCCCGCCCTCGACGGCGGGCTCGCGTACACGGCGGAGTCGCTGCGGGTGGTCTTCGCGGACTTCGAGGAGGTCGAGCTGCGCCGGATGAACGACGAGCCCGCCGACTCGCCGCACTACGGCGAACCGTTCCTGTGGACCGCGCTGTTCCGCCGGTGA
- a CDS encoding cobalt-precorrin-5B (C(1))-methyltransferase, with amino-acid sequence MSTLRYGWTTGACATAATTAAYTALLTGEFPDPVGIVLPKGRTPTFALARESLSDGVATASVVKDAGDDPDVTHGALVSATVRPGPPGGGVAFRAGPGVGTVTKPGLPLPVGEPAINPVPRRMMTEHVARVAVEHGGTGDVVVEISVEHGEELARRTWNPRLGILGGLSILGTTGVVVPYSCSAWIDSIRRGIDVARAAGYAHVAGCTGSTSEKVAAAVHGLPEDALLDMGDFAGAVLKYLRRHPVPRLTVAGGIGKLSKLAHGHLDLHSGRSQVDLGFVASLVDDPALADAIRGANTALGALHLAQAAGVPLGDLVAVRAKATADEVLRGAPVTVDVIVIDRAGAVVGRA; translated from the coding sequence GTGAGCACCCTGCGCTACGGCTGGACGACCGGCGCCTGCGCCACGGCCGCGACGACCGCGGCCTACACGGCGCTGCTCACCGGCGAGTTCCCCGACCCGGTCGGGATCGTGCTGCCCAAGGGTCGCACGCCGACGTTCGCCCTGGCCCGCGAGTCCCTGTCCGACGGCGTCGCGACCGCGTCGGTGGTCAAGGACGCGGGCGACGACCCGGACGTGACGCACGGCGCGCTGGTCTCCGCCACCGTGCGCCCCGGCCCGCCCGGCGGCGGCGTCGCGTTCCGCGCCGGCCCGGGCGTCGGCACGGTCACCAAACCGGGCCTGCCGCTGCCGGTCGGCGAACCGGCGATCAACCCGGTGCCCCGGCGGATGATGACCGAGCACGTGGCGCGGGTGGCGGTCGAGCACGGCGGCACGGGCGACGTGGTCGTGGAGATCTCCGTCGAGCACGGCGAGGAGCTGGCGCGCAGGACGTGGAACCCGCGCCTGGGCATCCTGGGCGGCCTGTCGATCCTCGGCACCACGGGCGTCGTGGTGCCGTACTCGTGCTCGGCGTGGATCGACAGCATCCGGCGCGGCATCGACGTGGCCCGCGCGGCCGGGTACGCCCACGTCGCCGGGTGCACCGGCAGCACGTCGGAGAAGGTGGCCGCCGCCGTGCACGGCCTGCCGGAGGACGCGCTGCTGGACATGGGCGACTTCGCGGGCGCGGTGCTGAAGTACCTGCGCCGCCACCCCGTGCCGAGGCTGACGGTCGCGGGCGGCATCGGCAAGCTGTCGAAGCTGGCCCACGGCCACCTGGACCTGCACTCGGGCCGGTCGCAGGTCGACCTGGGCTTCGTGGCCTCGCTGGTGGACGACCCGGCCCTGGCCGACGCGATCCGGGGCGCGAACACGGCGCTGGGCGCGCTGCACCTGGCCCAGGCGGCGGGCGTGCCGCTGGGCGACCTGGTGGCGGTCCGCGCCAAGGCCACGGCCGACGAGGTGCTGCGGGGCGCGCCGGTGACCGTGGACGTGATCGTGATCGACCGGGCGGGCGCCGTGGTGGGCCGGGCCTGA
- a CDS encoding cobalt-precorrin-6A reductase, with protein MGTVLVLGGTGEARALAAALAGTRVISSLAGRVNDPKLPEGEVRVGGFGGVDGLVAYLRAERVDAVVDATHPFADRITANAVAATRETGTPFLVLRRPGWPPRPGWEYVDSVAEAARRVAGRTPFITTGRQELAHFTRGVARTVDPPDPPVPGVTVLLDRGPYAVEGELALMREHGVDVLVTKDSGGPMTAAKLEAARHLGLPVVVVRRPPAPDAPCVATVAEALDWLTRGTGAG; from the coding sequence ATGGGAACGGTGCTGGTACTGGGGGGCACGGGCGAGGCCCGCGCCCTCGCCGCCGCGCTCGCGGGCACCAGGGTGATCTCCTCGCTCGCGGGCCGGGTGAACGACCCGAAGCTGCCCGAGGGGGAGGTGCGGGTCGGCGGGTTCGGCGGCGTCGACGGGCTCGTCGCCTACCTGCGCGCCGAACGGGTGGACGCCGTCGTGGACGCCACCCACCCGTTCGCCGACCGCATCACGGCCAACGCCGTCGCCGCGACGCGCGAGACCGGCACGCCGTTCCTCGTCCTGCGCCGCCCCGGCTGGCCGCCGCGACCGGGGTGGGAGTACGTGGACAGCGTCGCCGAGGCCGCCCGGCGCGTCGCCGGCCGCACGCCGTTCATCACCACCGGGCGGCAGGAGCTGGCCCACTTCACCCGCGGCGTGGCGCGCACCGTCGACCCGCCCGACCCGCCGGTCCCCGGCGTCACCGTCCTGCTCGACCGCGGGCCGTACGCGGTGGAGGGGGAGCTGGCGCTGATGCGCGAGCACGGCGTGGACGTGCTCGTCACCAAGGACAGCGGCGGCCCGATGACGGCGGCCAAGCTGGAGGCCGCCCGTCACCTGGGCCTGCCGGTCGTGGTCGTGCGCCGCCCGCCCGCGCCGGACGCGCCGTGCGTCGCGACCGTCGCGGAGGCGCTGGACTGGCTCACCCGGGGTACCGGCGCGGGGTGA